From a single Sus scrofa isolate TJ Tabasco breed Duroc chromosome 13, Sscrofa11.1, whole genome shotgun sequence genomic region:
- the LNP1 gene encoding leukemia NUP98 fusion partner 1 isoform X2: protein MEHKDDDDDDVCFAKWMSSFWGHSWIEEDERGLRDRHGSQDAISRKTSLPCPFPVLPRLMSSDSHPRRHSYEDQGFRSCTHMRDYRKRSGDGSFKEPLESKERSHSKIQAFSESFEQQLCFRTKRSVSLGPESRKERNEKECWRLEMRSHKKVEERRSSRKEELGEAYIPALPEKWPK from the exons ATGGAGCacaaagatgatgatgatgatgatgtgtgtTTTGCCAAATGGATGAGCAGCTTCTGGGGTCACAGCTGGATAGAGGAGGATGAGAGAGGACTCCGGGACCGCCATGGATCACAAGATGCCATTAGCAGGAAaacctccctgccctgccca TTTCCTGTGCTTCCCAGGCTCATGTCATCTGATAGCCACCCTAGAAGACATTCATATGAGGACCAGGGATTTCGAAGCTGTACTCACATGCGGGATTACAGAAAACGCTCAGGGGATGGGTCATTCAAGGAGCCActggaatcaaaagaaagatctCATTCCAAAATTCAGGCATTTTCAGAGTCCTTTGAACAGCAGCTGTGCTTTAGAACCAAGCGCTCTGTCTCTTTG GGACCTGAgagcagaaaggagagaaatgagaaagaatgcTGGAGGCTGGAGATGAGGTCTCACAAGAAAGTAGAGGAAAGGAGGAGCTCTAGGAAGGAAGAGCTTGGAGAAGCATATATACCTGCCCTGCCTGAAAAATGGCCCAAATAA
- the LNP1 gene encoding leukemia NUP98 fusion partner 1 isoform X1 → MEHKDDDDDDVCFAKWMSSFWGHSWIEEDERGLRDRHGSQDAISRKTSLPCPEKSPTNQGDKISVQHQICMFPVLPRLMSSDSHPRRHSYEDQGFRSCTHMRDYRKRSGDGSFKEPLESKERSHSKIQAFSESFEQQLCFRTKRSVSLGPESRKERNEKECWRLEMRSHKKVEERRSSRKEELGEAYIPALPEKWPK, encoded by the exons ATGGAGCacaaagatgatgatgatgatgatgtgtgtTTTGCCAAATGGATGAGCAGCTTCTGGGGTCACAGCTGGATAGAGGAGGATGAGAGAGGACTCCGGGACCGCCATGGATCACAAGATGCCATTAGCAGGAAaacctccctgccctgccca GAGAAAAGTCCCACCAATCAAGGAGATAAAATTTCAGTTCAACATCAGATTTGTATG TTTCCTGTGCTTCCCAGGCTCATGTCATCTGATAGCCACCCTAGAAGACATTCATATGAGGACCAGGGATTTCGAAGCTGTACTCACATGCGGGATTACAGAAAACGCTCAGGGGATGGGTCATTCAAGGAGCCActggaatcaaaagaaagatctCATTCCAAAATTCAGGCATTTTCAGAGTCCTTTGAACAGCAGCTGTGCTTTAGAACCAAGCGCTCTGTCTCTTTG GGACCTGAgagcagaaaggagagaaatgagaaagaatgcTGGAGGCTGGAGATGAGGTCTCACAAGAAAGTAGAGGAAAGGAGGAGCTCTAGGAAGGAAGAGCTTGGAGAAGCATATATACCTGCCCTGCCTGAAAAATGGCCCAAATAA